The following proteins are encoded in a genomic region of Arachis stenosperma cultivar V10309 chromosome 4, arast.V10309.gnm1.PFL2, whole genome shotgun sequence:
- the LOC130975714 gene encoding uncharacterized protein LOC130975714 has product MSIRRHGRGRGRGRTGTVTPAPIGIDPVDFMAAMENMAAAMQATAEALGNQINQGNHGNNNDEDGPMTLAMFLKAQQVPEEQWVEFETYQLQGEAQYWWQGTRRILQPDGAAIPWEVFRAEFYMKYFPNLARNAKELELMQLKQGQMTVAEVFSELVNKSRVAEDCVRKAAVEKGSLKVPFQRPSGRSIAPRGRNFNRGGFVPQQTQGQDNYRRPNTNVNQGRRFGKQPQQDLNCQRCGRNHPGIPCRVGLGVCYSCGQPGHMATNCPEKKKYETGRVQQPGRVYTTSTIGAEGSETLIRDWLSKNHVLLDCSEKSVQFMPEGSEAPVVVNSYYLNSMIVNCSRAECHGIMLLTTGVSCDDKSLEQIPIVCEFSDVFPDDINEFPPNREVEFAIELVPGSGPISITPYRM; this is encoded by the exons ATGTCGATTCGCAGACACGGTCGCGGGCGAGGTAGAGGTAGGACAGGAACCGTTACTCCTGCCCCTATAGGGATTGATCCAGTAGACTTTATGGCTGCCATGGAAAATATGGCTGCAGCTATGCAGGCGACAGCCGAGGCACTGGGTAATCAAATAAACCAGGGTAATCATGGGAACAATAATGATGAGGACGGTCCTATGACACTTGCAATGTTTCTGAAA GCCCAACAGGTTCCTGAGGAGCAATGGGTTGAATTTGAAACTTATCAGCTGCAAGGTGAGGCTCAGTATTGGTGGCAAGGAACACGACGTATCCTGCAGCCTGATGGTGCTGCGATTCCTTGGGAGGTTTTTCGGGCAGAGTTCTATATGAAATACTTTCCTAATTTAGCCAGAAATGCCAAGGAACTTGAATTAATGCAGTTAAAGCAAGGGCAGATGACTGTTGCTGA GGTGTTTTCTGAATTGGTGAATAAGAGTAGGGTGGCTGAAGATTGTGTGAGAAAGGCGGCAGTAGAGAAAGGGAGTTTGAAGGTGCCTTTTCAGAGGCCTTCAGGGAGGAGCATTGCTCCGAGAGGTAGGAATTTCAATCGTGGAGGTTTTGTTCCACAGCAGACTCAAGGCCAGGATAATTACAGAAGGCCGAATACTAATGTTAATCAGGGAAGaaggtttgggaagcagccaCAGCAGGATCTGAATTGTCAGAGGTGCGGAAGGAATCATCCTGGAATTCCGTGCAGAGTAGGACTTGGAGTATGCTATTCCTGTGGACAGCCCGGACATATGGCCACTAATTGCCCTGAGAAGAAGAAGTATGAGACTGGTAGGGTGCAGCAGCCAGGGAGAGTATACACCACTTCTACCATAggtgctgagggatctgagacactgaTTAGAG ATTGGTTATCCAAGAATCATGTTTTGCTTGATTGTTCTGAGAAGTCAGTACAGTTTATGCCGGAAGGGTCAGAAGCACCGGTTGTGGTGAATAGTTACTATTTGAATTCTATGATAGTAAACTGTTCAAGAGCTGAATGTCATGGTATTATGTTATTAACTACGGGAGTATCATGTGATGATAAGAGTTTAGAGCAGATTCCGATTGTATGTGAATTTTCAGATGTATTTCCAGATGATATTAATGAATtcccacctaaccgagaggttgaatTTGCAATCGAGTTGGTACCTGGATCCGGTCCAATTTCAATTACTCCTTATAGGATGTGA